Proteins encoded in a region of the Pseudomonas sp. PDNC002 genome:
- a CDS encoding aldehyde dehydrogenase family protein — translation MHDRTRLYIDGTWVAPQGQGVAEVQNPATEECVGRVPLGGEGDVNRAVDAARRAFPAWSQTPSHVRAGYIRALAEQLKNRADEMAALITAELGMPVQWCRMVQVDGPIKGLESYATMAAHMDEVREVGNSLIVKEAVGVCAFINPWNYPLHQLIGKLAPALAAGCTVVVKPSQDTPLHAFLLADMVHAIGLPAGVFNLVSGPGSKVGEALARHPDVDMVSFTGSTGAGVKVSEAAAPTVKRVCLELGGKSPFLITADADLAAAVRHGVQDVMINSGQTCTALTRMLLPAHRYAEAVEIARAETLALKMGDPLDADSFLGPMCSGGQRRTVLDYLRVGQEEGAQLVCGGAERPAHLERGHYVQPTIFAGVNNQMRIAREEIFGPVLCLIPYADEAEAIAIANDSPFGLSSAVWAGDREDGLRLARQMRAGQCFVNGGAFNYRAPFGGYKQSGNGREWGEQGLHEFVELKAIQL, via the coding sequence ATGCATGACCGTACGCGGCTCTACATCGACGGCACCTGGGTGGCGCCGCAAGGGCAGGGCGTGGCCGAGGTGCAGAACCCCGCCACCGAGGAATGCGTCGGCCGCGTGCCGCTGGGCGGCGAAGGCGACGTGAACCGTGCGGTGGATGCCGCGCGCCGTGCCTTCCCGGCCTGGTCGCAAACGCCGTCCCATGTGCGCGCCGGCTACATCCGCGCCCTCGCCGAACAACTGAAGAACCGTGCCGACGAGATGGCCGCGCTGATCACCGCCGAGCTGGGCATGCCGGTGCAGTGGTGCCGCATGGTGCAGGTCGACGGGCCGATCAAGGGCCTGGAAAGCTACGCCACGATGGCCGCGCACATGGACGAAGTGCGCGAGGTCGGCAACTCGCTGATCGTGAAAGAGGCGGTGGGCGTCTGCGCCTTCATCAACCCCTGGAACTACCCGCTGCACCAACTGATCGGCAAGCTCGCCCCGGCGCTCGCCGCCGGCTGCACCGTGGTGGTCAAGCCGAGCCAGGACACCCCGCTGCACGCCTTCCTGCTGGCCGACATGGTCCACGCCATCGGCCTGCCGGCCGGCGTGTTCAACCTGGTCAGCGGCCCCGGCTCCAAGGTCGGCGAAGCACTGGCGCGGCATCCGGACGTGGACATGGTCTCGTTCACCGGCTCCACCGGCGCGGGCGTCAAGGTCTCCGAAGCCGCGGCGCCGACGGTCAAGCGCGTGTGCCTGGAGCTGGGCGGCAAGTCGCCGTTCCTGATCACCGCCGATGCCGACCTGGCCGCCGCTGTACGCCACGGCGTGCAGGACGTGATGATCAACTCCGGGCAGACCTGCACCGCGCTCACGCGCATGTTGCTGCCGGCCCATCGCTATGCCGAAGCCGTGGAAATCGCCCGTGCCGAAACCCTCGCGCTGAAGATGGGCGACCCGCTGGACGCCGACAGCTTCCTCGGCCCGATGTGCTCGGGCGGCCAGCGCCGCACTGTGCTCGATTACCTCCGTGTTGGCCAGGAAGAGGGCGCGCAGCTGGTCTGCGGCGGCGCCGAACGCCCGGCCCATCTGGAGCGTGGCCACTATGTGCAGCCGACGATCTTCGCCGGGGTGAACAACCAGATGCGCATCGCCCGCGAGGAAATCTTCGGCCCGGTGCTGTGCCTGATTCCCTATGCCGATGAAGCAGAAGCCATCGCCATCGCCAACGACTCGCCGTTCGGTCTGTCCAGCGCCGTCTGGGCCGGCGACCGCGAAGATGGCCTGCGCCTCGCCCGGCAGATGCGCGCCGGCCAATGCTTCGTCAACGGCGGTGCCTTCAACTACCGTGCGCCTTTCGGCGGCTACAAGCAGTCCGGCAACGGCCGCGAATGGGGCGAGCAGGGCTTGCACGAGTTCGTCGAGCTCAAGGCCATTCAACTTTGA
- a CDS encoding pyridoxal phosphate-dependent aminotransferase — MRYSNFTQRIAGDGAAAWDIHYRALARMEQGDDILLLSVGDPDFDTPVPIVQSAIDSLLAGNTHYADVRGKRSLREAIARRHSERSGQAVTADDVVVLAGAQCALYAVAQCVLNPGDEVIVAEPMYVTYEAVFGACGAKVIPVSVRSEHGFRVQAEDVAALITPRTRALAINSPHNPSGASLPRATWEKLAELCVKHDLWMISDEVYSELLFDGEHISPASLPGMAERTATLNSLSKSHAMTGWRVGWVVGPRELCAHLENLALCMLYGSPDFIQDAACTALEAKLPELEAMREAYRQRRDLVLDCLADCVGVRALRPDGGMFVMVDIRATGLSAQDFADVLLDRHGVSVLAGEAFGPSAAGHIRLGLVLGAEPLREACRRIALCAAELLKEKRYA, encoded by the coding sequence ATGCGCTACTCGAACTTCACCCAACGCATCGCCGGCGACGGCGCCGCCGCCTGGGACATCCACTACCGCGCCCTGGCGCGCATGGAGCAGGGCGACGACATCCTGCTGCTATCGGTGGGCGACCCGGACTTCGACACTCCCGTCCCCATCGTGCAATCGGCCATCGACAGCCTGCTGGCCGGCAACACCCATTACGCCGATGTGCGCGGCAAGCGTTCGCTGCGCGAGGCCATCGCCCGCCGTCACAGCGAGCGCAGCGGTCAGGCCGTCACCGCCGATGACGTGGTGGTGTTGGCTGGCGCCCAGTGCGCGCTGTATGCCGTGGCGCAGTGCGTGCTCAATCCGGGCGACGAAGTGATTGTCGCCGAGCCGATGTACGTCACCTACGAAGCGGTGTTCGGTGCCTGTGGCGCCAAGGTCATCCCGGTGTCGGTGCGCTCCGAACACGGCTTCCGCGTGCAGGCCGAGGACGTCGCCGCGCTGATCACCCCGCGCACCCGCGCGCTCGCCATCAACAGCCCGCACAACCCCTCCGGCGCCAGCCTGCCGCGCGCCACCTGGGAAAAGCTCGCCGAGCTGTGCGTGAAGCATGACCTGTGGATGATCTCCGACGAGGTCTACAGCGAGCTGCTGTTCGACGGCGAACACATCAGCCCCGCCAGCCTGCCGGGCATGGCCGAGCGCACCGCGACCCTCAACAGCCTGTCGAAATCCCACGCCATGACCGGCTGGCGCGTGGGCTGGGTGGTCGGCCCGCGCGAGCTCTGCGCGCACCTGGAAAACCTTGCCCTGTGCATGCTCTACGGCTCGCCGGACTTCATCCAGGACGCCGCCTGCACCGCGCTGGAAGCGAAGCTGCCGGAACTGGAAGCCATGCGCGAGGCCTACCGCCAGCGCCGCGACCTGGTGCTCGACTGCCTGGCCGATTGCGTCGGCGTGCGCGCCCTGCGCCCGGACGGCGGCATGTTCGTGATGGTGGATATCCGCGCCACCGGGCTCTCCGCCCAGGACTTCGCTGATGTGCTGCTGGACCGCCACGGCGTTTCCGTACTGGCCGGCGAAGCCTTCGGCCCCAGCGCCGCCGGGCACATCCGCCTGGGCCTGGTGCTCGGCGCCGAACCGCTGCGCGAAGCCTGCCGCCGCATCGCCTTGTGCGCCGCCGAACTGCTCAAGGAAAAACGCTATGCATGA
- a CDS encoding 5-guanidino-2-oxopentanoate decarboxylase yields the protein MQNDKTLTGGQALVRLLANYGVDTVFGIPGVHTLELYRGLPGSGIRHVLTRHEQGAGFMADGYARVSGKPGVAFIITGPGVTNAATAIGQAYADSIPMLVISSVNHTASLGKGWGCLHETQDQRAMTAPITAFSAVALSAEDLPELIARAYAVFGSERPRPVHISVPLDVLANPVARDWTNEVVRRAGRGQPSAEALQQAVDKLKAAQRPMIIAGGGALHAADALAALSERLAAPLFTSVAGKGLLAPEAPLSAGATLCTQAGWDMIAEADVVLAIGTEMADTDFWRDRLPVNGEVIRVDVDSRKFNDFYPSAVALLGDSKATAEALLAALPSAARDAAKAQSRIAELRAQIDGGHAPLQLIHKSILQRIAKVLPDNAFIASDMTQLAYTANYLYPSKAPRGWLHPTGYGTLGYGVPAGIGAKFGAPERPGLVLVGDGGFLYTAQELATATEELDSPLVVLLWNNDALGQIRDDMIGLDIEPIGVLPRNPDFALLGRAYGCEMRQPQSLDELERDLRTGFAHPGVTLIELKHACAQ from the coding sequence ATGCAAAACGACAAAACTCTCACCGGCGGCCAGGCCCTTGTGCGCCTGCTGGCCAACTATGGCGTCGACACCGTGTTCGGCATTCCCGGCGTGCACACCCTGGAGCTGTATCGCGGCCTGCCCGGCAGCGGCATCCGCCATGTGCTGACGCGCCATGAGCAGGGCGCCGGCTTCATGGCCGACGGCTACGCGCGCGTCAGCGGCAAGCCGGGCGTGGCCTTCATCATCACCGGGCCGGGCGTGACCAACGCCGCCACCGCCATCGGCCAGGCCTACGCCGACTCGATCCCGATGCTGGTGATTTCCAGCGTCAACCACACCGCCAGCCTGGGCAAGGGTTGGGGCTGCCTGCACGAGACCCAGGACCAGCGCGCCATGACCGCGCCGATCACCGCATTCTCCGCCGTCGCCCTGAGCGCCGAGGACCTGCCCGAACTGATCGCCCGCGCCTACGCCGTATTCGGCAGCGAGCGTCCGCGCCCGGTGCACATCTCCGTGCCGCTGGACGTACTCGCCAACCCCGTCGCCCGCGATTGGACCAATGAAGTGGTGCGCCGCGCCGGCCGCGGCCAGCCTAGCGCCGAGGCGCTCCAGCAGGCTGTGGATAAACTCAAGGCCGCCCAGCGCCCGATGATCATCGCCGGCGGCGGCGCGCTGCATGCCGCCGATGCCCTGGCCGCGCTGAGCGAGCGCCTGGCTGCGCCGCTGTTCACCAGCGTTGCTGGCAAGGGCCTGCTGGCGCCGGAAGCGCCGCTGTCCGCCGGCGCCACCCTGTGCACCCAGGCTGGTTGGGACATGATCGCCGAGGCCGACGTGGTCCTCGCCATCGGCACCGAAATGGCCGACACCGACTTCTGGCGCGACCGCCTGCCGGTCAACGGCGAAGTGATCCGCGTCGACGTCGACTCGCGCAAGTTCAACGACTTCTACCCGAGCGCCGTGGCGCTGCTGGGCGATTCGAAAGCCACCGCCGAAGCCCTGCTCGCTGCGCTGCCGAGCGCAGCCCGTGACGCGGCGAAAGCGCAGTCGCGGATTGCCGAACTGCGCGCGCAGATCGACGGCGGCCACGCCCCGCTGCAACTGATCCACAAGTCGATCCTGCAGCGCATCGCCAAGGTCCTGCCGGACAACGCCTTCATCGCCAGCGACATGACCCAGCTGGCCTACACCGCCAACTACCTGTACCCGAGCAAGGCCCCGCGCGGCTGGCTGCACCCCACCGGCTACGGCACCCTCGGCTACGGCGTGCCCGCCGGCATCGGCGCCAAGTTCGGTGCGCCGGAGCGTCCCGGCCTGGTGCTGGTGGGCGACGGCGGCTTCCTCTACACCGCGCAGGAACTGGCCACCGCCACCGAGGAGCTGGACAGCCCGCTGGTGGTGCTGCTGTGGAACAACGATGCGCTGGGGCAGATTCGCGACGACATGATCGGCCTGGACATCGAGCCCATCGGCGTCCTGCCGCGCAACCCGGACTTCGCCCTGCTCGGCCGCGCCTACGGTTGCGAGATGCGCCAGCCGCAGAGCCTGGACGAACTGGAGCGCGACCTGCGCACCGGCTTCGCCCATCCGGGCGTGACGCTGATCGAGCTGAAACACGCCTGCGCCCAGTAG
- a CDS encoding acetate--CoA ligase family protein: MKRENLQRLLAPRHVAFIGGRSMARALKRCAEGGFPGAMWLVNPQYDELEGVPCVRSVADLPEGPDAVFVATNRDLTLQAVAELAAKDAGGAICYASGFAETGAEGEALQRRLLESAGDMALLGPNCYGLLDYLHGSALWPVAHGGHMVEKGVAVLTQSGNFAYNLSMSDRSLPIAYMASVGNQAQLGVAELMDVLLDEPRVTAIGLHLEGLKNVPGFARAAFKALQKGIPVIALKTGVSEIGAELALSHTSSLAGSDALYDALFDRLGVIRVSGPVSFIETLKAAACGNLPAGPSLAALACSGGDAGLIADYAERNGLSLPKLVDAQRAELAQVLPDYANIANPLDFTTAIWGDGPALDRMLDSALQTEADAALLVLDYPGEETGERPQCDLLLELYCAALERHGKVGFIASALPELLPRHARELLHSHGVAALQGVEDGLAAWGRIAHYRQRREALLARGEAALVPLCPQALEGEGRLLDEWQSKQALKPFGLPLPRAALSTPTQAREAAADVGFPLALKVVSAQLPHKTEAGGVALNLRNEAALEAALFDMRENIARHAPKVPFDQVLLERMASPPLAELIVGIKRENGFGLALVLGAGGILVELLKDSRSLLLPTTDAAIRDALLSLRSAPLLTGFRGRAPVNLEALVEAIRAVADYACEHVDNLLELDVNPLLADADGAVAVDALIRVAE, translated from the coding sequence ATGAAAAGAGAAAACCTCCAGCGCCTGTTGGCCCCCCGTCACGTCGCCTTCATCGGCGGCCGCAGCATGGCGCGCGCGCTCAAGCGCTGCGCCGAAGGCGGCTTCCCGGGTGCGATGTGGCTGGTCAACCCGCAATACGACGAACTCGAAGGCGTGCCCTGCGTGCGTAGCGTTGCCGACCTGCCCGAAGGCCCGGACGCAGTGTTCGTCGCCACCAACCGCGACCTCACCCTGCAGGCCGTTGCCGAGCTGGCCGCCAAGGACGCCGGCGGCGCCATCTGCTATGCCTCCGGCTTCGCCGAGACCGGCGCCGAAGGCGAAGCGCTGCAGCGCCGCCTGCTCGAATCCGCCGGCGACATGGCCCTGCTCGGCCCCAACTGCTATGGCCTGCTCGACTACCTGCACGGCTCCGCGCTGTGGCCGGTGGCCCACGGCGGGCACATGGTCGAGAAGGGCGTGGCGGTGCTCACCCAGAGCGGCAACTTCGCCTACAACCTGTCCATGAGCGACCGCTCGCTGCCCATCGCCTACATGGCCTCGGTGGGCAACCAGGCGCAGCTGGGCGTGGCCGAACTGATGGACGTGCTGCTCGACGAGCCGCGCGTGACCGCCATCGGCCTGCACCTGGAAGGCCTTAAGAACGTTCCCGGCTTCGCCCGCGCCGCCTTCAAGGCGCTGCAGAAAGGCATCCCGGTGATCGCGCTGAAGACCGGTGTGTCCGAGATCGGTGCCGAGCTCGCGCTCAGCCACACCAGCTCCCTGGCCGGCTCCGATGCGCTGTACGACGCGCTGTTCGACCGCCTCGGTGTGATCCGCGTCAGCGGCCCGGTGAGCTTCATCGAAACCCTGAAGGCTGCCGCCTGCGGCAACCTGCCGGCCGGCCCGAGCCTGGCCGCGCTGGCCTGCTCCGGTGGTGATGCCGGGCTGATCGCCGACTACGCCGAGCGCAACGGCCTGAGCCTGCCCAAGCTGGTCGATGCCCAGCGCGCCGAGCTGGCGCAGGTGCTGCCGGATTACGCCAACATCGCCAACCCGCTGGACTTCACCACCGCCATCTGGGGCGACGGCCCGGCACTGGACCGCATGCTCGACAGCGCCCTGCAGACTGAAGCCGATGCTGCCCTGCTGGTGCTCGACTACCCCGGCGAAGAGACTGGCGAACGCCCGCAGTGCGACCTGCTGCTGGAGCTGTATTGCGCCGCGCTGGAGCGCCACGGCAAGGTCGGCTTCATCGCCTCCGCGTTGCCGGAACTGCTGCCCAGGCACGCCCGCGAACTGCTGCACTCCCACGGCGTCGCCGCGCTGCAAGGCGTGGAAGACGGCCTCGCCGCCTGGGGCCGCATCGCCCATTACCGCCAGCGCCGCGAAGCGCTGCTGGCCCGTGGCGAAGCCGCGCTGGTGCCGCTCTGCCCGCAGGCGCTGGAAGGCGAAGGCCGCCTACTGGACGAGTGGCAATCCAAGCAGGCGCTGAAACCTTTCGGCCTGCCGCTGCCACGCGCCGCGCTGAGCACCCCGACCCAGGCCCGCGAAGCGGCCGCCGATGTTGGCTTCCCGCTGGCGTTGAAAGTGGTCAGCGCGCAACTGCCGCACAAGACCGAGGCCGGCGGTGTGGCGCTCAACCTGCGCAACGAGGCGGCGCTGGAAGCTGCACTGTTCGACATGCGCGAGAACATCGCCCGCCACGCGCCCAAAGTGCCGTTCGACCAGGTGCTGCTGGAGCGCATGGCCAGCCCGCCATTGGCCGAGCTGATCGTTGGCATCAAGCGCGAGAACGGCTTCGGTCTGGCGCTGGTGTTGGGCGCCGGCGGCATCCTCGTCGAGCTGCTCAAGGACAGCCGCAGCCTGCTGCTGCCGACCACCGACGCGGCGATCCGCGATGCCCTGCTGAGCCTGCGCAGCGCGCCGCTGCTCACCGGCTTCCGTGGCCGCGCGCCGGTGAATCTGGAGGCGCTGGTGGAGGCGATCCGCGCGGTGGCCGACTACGCCTGCGAACACGTGGACAACCTGCTGGAACTGGACGTGAACCCGCTGCTGGCAGACGCCGATGGCGCCGTGGCGGTGGATGCGCTGATCCGCGTCGCTGAATGA
- a CDS encoding acyl-CoA dehydrogenase family protein, producing MDFQLTQEQEMLVEAVKAFVEKELLPYEEEVDRADAVSPELAAKIRGKALAAGFYAFNMPEEVGGGGLDYLSQALVERELSKVSWALHVFVARPSKILMACKGEQIQNYLLPVVQGEKIDCFALTEPGAGSDANSIKTRAVRDGEDFVINGSKHFISHAGHADFAIVFAVTDTFERNGKKRNAVTAFLVDKGTAGMTVRRGPKCVSNKGYHTYEIFFDDCRVPASQVLGEVDKGWEVANAWLTAGRVMVAANCVGQAQRALDLALQWSADRKQFGAAIGSYQGISFKLADMATQIRAAELMTLHTAWKMDRGSMTDGEAGMAKLFASEVLGKVADETVQIFGGMGLMDEGPVERIWRNARIERIWEGTSEIQRHIISRELLRPLLR from the coding sequence ATGGATTTCCAACTGACGCAAGAACAGGAAATGCTCGTCGAAGCGGTCAAGGCTTTCGTCGAGAAAGAGCTGCTGCCCTACGAGGAAGAAGTGGACCGCGCCGACGCGGTGTCCCCGGAGCTGGCCGCGAAGATTCGTGGCAAGGCCCTGGCAGCCGGCTTCTACGCCTTCAACATGCCCGAGGAAGTCGGCGGCGGCGGCCTGGACTATCTGTCCCAGGCGCTGGTCGAGCGCGAGCTGTCCAAGGTCTCCTGGGCGCTGCATGTGTTCGTCGCGCGCCCCTCGAAGATCCTCATGGCCTGCAAGGGCGAGCAGATCCAGAACTACCTGCTGCCGGTGGTCCAGGGCGAGAAGATCGACTGCTTCGCCCTCACCGAGCCGGGCGCCGGCTCCGACGCCAACTCGATCAAGACCCGCGCCGTGCGTGACGGCGAGGACTTCGTGATCAACGGCTCCAAGCACTTCATCAGCCATGCCGGGCACGCCGACTTCGCCATCGTCTTCGCGGTGACCGACACCTTCGAGCGCAACGGCAAGAAGCGCAACGCCGTGACCGCTTTCCTGGTGGACAAGGGCACCGCCGGCATGACCGTGCGCCGTGGCCCGAAATGCGTGAGCAACAAGGGCTACCACACCTACGAAATCTTCTTCGACGACTGCCGCGTGCCGGCCTCCCAGGTCCTGGGCGAAGTCGACAAGGGCTGGGAAGTGGCCAACGCCTGGCTCACCGCCGGCCGCGTGATGGTCGCCGCCAACTGCGTCGGCCAGGCCCAGCGCGCGCTGGACCTGGCGCTGCAATGGTCCGCCGACCGCAAGCAGTTCGGTGCGGCCATCGGCAGCTACCAGGGCATCTCCTTCAAGCTCGCCGACATGGCCACGCAGATCCGCGCCGCCGAACTCATGACCCTGCACACCGCCTGGAAGATGGACCGCGGCAGCATGACCGACGGCGAGGCCGGCATGGCCAAGCTGTTCGCCAGTGAAGTGCTGGGCAAGGTCGCCGACGAGACCGTGCAGATCTTCGGCGGCATGGGCCTGATGGACGAAGGCCCGGTGGAGCGCATCTGGCGCAACGCGCGGATCGAGCGCATCTGGGAAGGCACCTCGGAAATCCAGCGCCACATCATTTCCCGCGAACTGCTGCGTCCGCTGTTGCGCTGA
- a CDS encoding enoyl-CoA hydratase-related protein, whose protein sequence is MTQPSPLSRVQDGIAWITLNRPEQRNALDVPTLKNLLALLDAYEADAAVRVIVLTGEGRSFCAGADLAEWAEAEARGELETYGWTETAHALMRRLHSLDKPTIAAVNGTAVGAGMDLTLCCDFRIAGASARFKAGYTGMAYCPDAGASWHLPRLIGSEAAKRLLFLDELWNAERALNAGLVGEVVADEQLQAHVGEFAARLAAGPTYAFGHTKRLIREGASRTLAQQLEAEQAAGLLCGRSEDAAEALRAVAEKRSPQFKGR, encoded by the coding sequence ATGACTCAGCCATCCCCGCTCAGCCGGGTCCAGGACGGCATCGCCTGGATCACCCTGAACCGCCCCGAGCAGCGCAACGCGCTCGACGTCCCCACGCTCAAGAACCTGCTGGCCCTGCTCGACGCCTACGAGGCCGATGCGGCCGTGCGCGTCATCGTGCTGACCGGTGAAGGCCGCAGCTTCTGCGCCGGCGCCGACCTCGCCGAATGGGCCGAGGCCGAAGCGCGCGGCGAGCTGGAAACCTACGGCTGGACTGAAACCGCCCACGCCCTGATGCGCCGCCTGCACAGCCTGGACAAGCCGACCATCGCCGCCGTCAACGGCACTGCTGTCGGCGCCGGGATGGACCTGACCCTGTGCTGCGACTTCCGCATCGCTGGCGCCTCCGCGCGCTTCAAGGCCGGCTACACCGGCATGGCCTACTGCCCCGATGCCGGCGCCAGCTGGCACCTGCCGCGCCTGATCGGCAGCGAAGCGGCCAAGCGCCTGCTGTTCCTCGACGAATTGTGGAATGCCGAGCGCGCGCTGAACGCCGGCCTGGTCGGCGAAGTGGTCGCCGATGAGCAACTGCAAGCCCACGTCGGCGAATTCGCCGCACGCCTGGCCGCTGGCCCGACCTACGCCTTCGGCCACACCAAGCGCCTGATCCGCGAAGGCGCCAGCCGCACCCTGGCCCAGCAACTGGAAGCCGAACAGGCCGCCGGGCTGCTCTGCGGCCGCAGCGAAGATGCCGCCGAGGCGCTGCGCGCCGTGGCCGAGAAACGCTCCCCCCAATTCAAAGGCCGCTGA
- a CDS encoding amino acid permease encodes MSESYHATSGEKIQLTRALKSRHIFMLSLGGVIGTGLFMGSGVTISSGGPMGAILAYLVAGLLMYLVMVCLGELSVQMPVSGSFQAHATRFIGPATGFMIGWVYWMSWASTVGLEFTAAGMLMTRWFPEVPIWLWSGFFVVVLFSLNALATRAFGEAEYWFSGIKVAAILGFIVVGLLVIFGAIPLNSGEAAPGLSNLVGDGLFPNGLSAVFAVMMTVVYAFQGCEIMGVAAGETDQPEKSIPRAVRNVVFRVLIFYVLAIAVLSCIVPWKQAGLMESPFVQVFDMVGIPYAADLMNFVILTAILSVGNSGLYASTRILWAMSKTGMAPRKLSKLSARGVPLYALLISLGFALLSLLTSVVAADTLFMVLMAVSGMAGTVTWIVIAYAQYRFRREHMAKGGTVADLKYAAPLFPLIPLACIAICCSLFVFLAMDPTQRPSLYWGFGFMGACYLAYYLLKRKRGQVLSEEALPSIG; translated from the coding sequence ATGTCTGAGTCCTATCACGCCACGAGCGGCGAGAAAATCCAGCTCACCCGCGCGCTCAAGAGCCGCCACATCTTCATGCTGTCGCTGGGCGGCGTGATCGGCACCGGCCTGTTCATGGGCTCGGGTGTCACCATCAGTTCCGGCGGCCCGATGGGCGCCATCCTCGCCTACCTGGTCGCGGGCCTGTTGATGTACCTGGTGATGGTCTGCCTGGGCGAGCTGTCGGTGCAGATGCCCGTCTCCGGCTCCTTCCAGGCCCACGCCACGCGCTTCATCGGCCCGGCCACCGGGTTCATGATCGGCTGGGTCTACTGGATGAGCTGGGCCTCCACCGTCGGCCTGGAATTCACCGCCGCCGGCATGCTGATGACCCGCTGGTTCCCCGAGGTGCCGATCTGGCTCTGGTCGGGCTTCTTCGTGGTCGTGCTGTTCTCCCTCAACGCCCTGGCCACCCGCGCCTTCGGCGAGGCGGAATACTGGTTCTCCGGGATCAAGGTCGCCGCCATCCTCGGCTTCATCGTGGTCGGCCTGCTGGTGATCTTCGGCGCCATCCCGCTGAACAGCGGCGAGGCCGCGCCGGGGCTGTCCAACCTGGTCGGCGACGGCCTGTTCCCCAACGGCCTGTCCGCCGTGTTCGCGGTGATGATGACGGTGGTCTACGCCTTCCAGGGCTGCGAGATCATGGGCGTCGCCGCCGGCGAGACCGACCAGCCGGAAAAGAGCATCCCGCGCGCCGTGCGCAACGTGGTGTTCCGCGTGCTGATCTTCTATGTGCTGGCGATTGCCGTGCTGTCCTGCATCGTGCCGTGGAAGCAGGCCGGGCTGATGGAAAGCCCCTTCGTGCAGGTGTTCGACATGGTCGGCATTCCCTACGCCGCCGACCTCATGAACTTCGTGATTCTCACCGCGATCCTCTCGGTGGGTAACTCCGGCCTCTACGCATCGACCCGCATCCTCTGGGCCATGTCCAAGACCGGCATGGCACCACGCAAGCTGTCGAAACTCAGTGCCCGTGGCGTGCCGCTCTACGCGCTGTTGATCAGCCTGGGCTTCGCGCTGCTGTCGCTGCTCACCAGCGTGGTCGCCGCCGACACCCTGTTCATGGTGCTGATGGCGGTGAGCGGGATGGCCGGCACCGTCACCTGGATCGTCATCGCCTACGCCCAATACCGCTTCCGCCGTGAACACATGGCCAAGGGCGGCACCGTCGCCGACCTGAAATACGCCGCGCCGCTGTTCCCGCTGATCCCGCTGGCGTGCATCGCGATCTGCTGCTCGCTGTTCGTGTTCCTCGCCATGGACCCGACCCAGCGCCCGTCGTTGTACTGGGGCTTCGGCTTCATGGGCGCGTGCTACCTGGCCTACTACCTCCTCAAGCGCAAGCGTGGCCAGGTGTTGAGCGAGGAGGCGCTGCCGAGTATCGGCTGA